GGCCTACCCTCAGGTGATCGCCGTGGGAGCCTTTGAGCCGGGGCAGTCGCCCGCGCTCTACTCGAATTTTGGTCCGAACGTGGACGTAATGGCGCCGGGGGGAGGCGTACCGCCGGAACAGTTCATGGACGGGATTCCGAACGGTATCTTGAGCACATATGTCGAACCGAACTCGAATGAATCGTCGTGGAAATTCATGTCCGGAACGTCCATGGCCAGCCCGCATGTGGCGGGAATCGTGGCTCTCCTCCTGGGCGTAAACCCGGCGCTGGCACTCGCGGATGCGCGTGAATTGCTATTTGCGCATTCGTACTTGGAAAATCTCCAGGGATGTTCGAACCAGCGGTGCGGGCGCGGAGAACCCAACGTTCTGGAAATTCTTTCCGCCGCGGAAACGGCCGTTCCTTCCACGGCGAAGATTCAGCTGACCCGGGACTGGGTTCCTTTGACCGACGCAAAGTTCGAAACGACGCTTTCGATTCCAAATACCGGGGGCGACAAACTGAAAATGATTTCAGGGGAAGAAATCCGAATCCGGCCTGTGTCGGCGGCGGCCTGGCTTTCGGTGACCGAGAACGACACTGAAAAGGGGATCGACCTCCAAATTAAAGTCGCGAAGGATAAGGCCCCCACGATCCCGCAGAGTGTTTCGGTGGAAGC
The sequence above is drawn from the Bdellovibrionota bacterium genome and encodes:
- a CDS encoding S8 family serine peptidase; protein product: AYPQVIAVGAFEPGQSPALYSNFGPNVDVMAPGGGVPPEQFMDGIPNGILSTYVEPNSNESSWKFMSGTSMASPHVAGIVALLLGVNPALALADARELLFAHSYLENLQGCSNQRCGRGEPNVLEILSAAETAVPSTAKIQLTRDWVPLTDAKFETTLSIPNTGGDKLKMISGEEIRIRPVSAAAWLSVTENDTEKGIDLQIKVAKDKAPTIPQSVSVEAVTNAAEIETTENGDSTISHNGVIRLFVYYEPKETMHVALVKDSDDHAAFEWAAAQPDQKYAYHLDPPPEGDYFIYAGRDDDGDGKVCGVGDYCGAYPSLEQPRKIHVQPGTVMNDLDFDVTPNYLENFEISLPKPTEGVSP